GATTCTCCTAATTTCCTCTGGGTCAACTTTCACTTGCATATTCCTTCCCCTTTCCCACTTTTAGAATAGAGGCTTCTCATGAGTTCAGGCCCCGCTAATGTGGGGAGAAATTTTTTCCAATAAAAACTTTTCTCTCTTCTCAAAACTTTTAACTTAAGAGGGATACGCTCATGTGATGATAGAATTCAAGGATGTGTGGTTCTGGTATGAGAATGGAAAACCAGTTTTGAAATCAGTTAGCTTTGAGTTTAAAGGAGGAATTTTAGCAATAGTTGGGCCAAACGGAAGTGGAAAAACAACTCTCGCTAAAATGATGAACGGCCTCCTCAAACCAAAAAAAGGCAGGATAGTCGTTGATGGTATAAAGGTCAATGAAAGAAGCGTTGCTGAGATGAGCAAGATCGTTGGTTATGTTTTCCAAAATCCAGACTCAATGTTCTTTGAAGAAACAGTTTTTAAGGAAGTAGCATTTGGTCCAAGGAATCTCGGATTAAGCGAAGATGAAGTTAAAAAGAGAGTTAAATGGGCTTTAAAAGTTGTTGGACTTGAAGGATTTGAAGAAAGGGATCCTTTTGAGTTGAGTGGTGGTGAAAAACAGAGATTAGCCATAGCCTGCATACTTGCAATGAAACCCAAATACTTAGTCCTTGATGAGCCAACGACGGGTCTTGACGAAAGAGCATTGAGAAAACTAGTTAAAGTTATAATATCGTTGAGAAGAGAAGGGCACTCCATAATAGTAATAACCCACGACATGGAGTTCGTTATGAAAGTTGCCGATAAGGTTCTGCTACTTGTTAACGGAGAATTAAAGTTTTTTGGAGATGTTAAAGAATTCTTCAAGCTTAATCTTAGAGAATATAGCTTGGAAGAACCTGAAATATTAAAAATAGCCCGAAAGATAGGAATAGATTTCGTCAGGGATATCACTGATATTCTCTCCATCCTTTGGAATAGAGCTTCCAACACACAAAGAGGTGGTTAGGAGATGATGTTCTCCTTGTACGTTGAGAGGGATTCAATCTTACACTCCCTGGACCCAAGGGTTAAAATCATTGGAACGGCAATATTTACGACACTCGGCTTATTAACCAAGGATCCCCTGTTTTCTCCACTGATATTCATCTTAGTCCTCTTAACCTTTAAATTCTTGGGAAAGCTCGATTTTAAAGTTCAATTAACAGCTCTAAAGCCACTAACCCCCATATTTCTCCTAACATTCATAAGCTGGCCAATAATAATCGATCCTTGGGAAAAAGGAGCTCTTATTGGAGTAGCCTATACATTTAGGATAATGGGAATTACATTAATAGCCTTCGGCCTCATGATGACAACTAAGCAGAGGGATTTGATTAGGGGATTCACAAAGTTAGGGTTGCCCTATGAAATCGGACTAGCCGTTCTTATAGCCCTTAGATACATCCCAACGATATACTCGATAGCCCAGAACGTAATGGACGCACAAAAGAGTAGGGGACTTGAGCTCGAGAAGGGAAATTTTATCCAGAGAGCAAAGAAAATGGCAACAATAATAATTCCCCTACTTGTAATAACCATAAGAACCGCCCATGAGCTTGCAATAGCAATGGAAAGCAGAGCATTTGGAGCCTCAAAAAAGAGAACATACTTAGTAGACCTGAAGATGAAAAAGATTGATTACCTAGCTCTCGGCATTATTCTTTCTGTTGCCCTACTTTACCTGGGAATAAAAGTTCTTCTTTGACAGAGAGCTCATGCTCTCCCAAAGATGCTAAATTGTCTAAGTAAGTTCTAAGAACAGTTAGTCCGGCCTTATACTTTCCCCTATAATGAGACACCCTTACAACCAAAAGCTGCTCGAACAGCTCCGGTACATCAAAAATTCTTCTAGCCTCTCCAAGTATGTCAAGTTCATTTAAGTTTTGCTCTTCTGCAATGAACACCCCATAAAGCCCCTTACTGTCAATCATCTTTTTTATTTCAAAAAGCTGTTTCCCATTAATCCCAAGAACGTTGAATGAGCCAACGGCAATCACAGAGCTCTCATCAACAAATTCTAGTGCAGAAAAAACGTCTTCAAGAGAGTAAACTCTTGCAAATAAAATATCACCAGAGTGTATCCTAGATGATACATCCATATAGTAGAAGGTGCCGACGGAAGAAAGGATCAAGTTTAGGACGTAGGAATAAGCCAGCTGATCCGTAACTATGATACCAGCTATATCGCCTTGCCTAAGAGACCCTACAATCTCAGATATCTCACCAAACACGTTTAGAGAGGGTTCTGAAGCAAGCTTCCGAAACATACAGATTAAGTTAGTGGGGAGATATTTAACATTTCCGTCTCGGACAACCGAGTGCTCATCACCTATCAGACAGTGCCGGTTTCCTCATTGACAAACTATCTGCAATACCATCTGAGCAGGATCCCTTATCCCAGGCCCCAACCCAAGGATATAAATCGCCAAATACCAATAATTTCTCTCTTCCTCCTCCGGAACCATTTTCGTAAGTATGTAATATACCGCAATGAGTATCACCGTTATCCAGGGATAATAAGCGTAAGCACCTAGCCAACTCACAAGATGAGATTCAATCCAATGAACCTCCCTATAGTGGTAGAAATGGATGGCCACAACGGTCGAAGCTATGTCAAAGTAATGGGCAAGGACAGGATATAAATAGAGTCTCTCAAAGGGTTTATACCTGTAAAAGATAAGCACAGCCACAAAACTAATGAATGTATGAAGAAGCGTTAATTCATAGGGTTTCCAGCATTTAGCGTTCATCACGAGAAGATAATTAGCATACAAAGCCAATGCAACCCCCCAAGCGAATGTTAACTTTGGATAAAGCCTCAACTTAACGTCAGCGATAAGTACGGGGACTATCAAGAAGAATGCCGTAAAGAATATCCCCGGAGTTAGAATCCACGGGTTCGGTTTTAGAACTCCACCATCAACCAAAGCCCTAACAGTAGCTCCAAAAATAACCATAGGGGTTACTGCGAGAAATAACCTCTCATCGACCTTTATTTTGAGGGGCTTTATTATGTACCTGTAGGTATATATCACGGCAAATCCAAATACCAAGGCATACACAAGGGTGTTTATTGGATTATATCCCTCCCTCGTGTACATTGGCCTGATAAAATACTCCCAAAGAAACTGATGGATATCAACCATTTGAGCCCCCAGGAAGTTAGATAGGAATGATCTTTTTAACCTTTTCACAAATTACCAAATGACTATGAACAAAGTCATTATTAAAGAGAAACCAACGGCAGATGAAATTAAAGAGCTACTGGATATTGCTGAAAAATATGGGGGAGTCATTACAATATTTGCCAAATGCAAGGTCTATTATGAAGGGAGAGCAAAAAGCGAGCTGGGAGAAGGAGATAGGATAATTATAATTAAACCTGACGGAAGTTTTCTGATTCATCAAAATAAAAAGAGGGAGCCTGTGAACTGGCAGCCCCCAGGAAGTTCAGTAAGGATAGAGGGAAACACCATAATAAGCATTAGAAGAAAACCTAGGGAAAAGCTTGAAGTTGAAGTATTAGAGGCATATTCTGGGATAGTGTTCTTTGCAGAGGATTACGAAGAGCTTGCTCTAACAGGTAGCGAGGCTGAAATGGCCGAATTAATTTTTCAAAACCCAGATATAATTGAAAAGGGATTTAAGCCCCTCTTCAGAGAGAAGCCAATAAAACACGGAATCGTTGATATATTGGGAGTTGACAAGGAGGGAAATATCGTAGTTCTAGAGCTGAAAAGAAGAAGAGCCGATTTACATGCCGTTAGCCAACTAAAAAGATACGTTGAATCCTTAAAAGAAGAATATAAGAGAAAAGTTAGAGGAATTTTAGTTGCCCCCTCTTTAACAGAAGGAGCTAGAAAGTTGCTTGAGAAGGAAGGACTAGAATTCAAGAGACTTGAACCGCCAAAAAGGAAAGATAAAAAGTCAAGAGGAAAGCAAAAAACACTAGATTTCTTCTAACCCATGTTCATTTCGTGATGCATCATTTCTCTAACCTTCACAAAGACTATTCCATTCCTCTCCTCAACCTCAATTATCCTCCCAAGACCAACAAGCCTAAGCTGAACTCTGCAAATATTAATCTCCCTTTCATCACTCTCCTCCCAAGGTATCCTCTGAGAAGTCCTTTCTATTCTGATAACCCTCGCAACAATGCCTTCAGTACCTCTTGTAACATCTTCAAGCGATTCATAGGTTAGAAAAACAAGATCCCCCTCTTTGACATTCTCAAGAACAAGATAGTTCTTAGCACTCCTTATTTCTATGGTTCGAAAGGGATTCCTAAGCAAAGCATCCAAAGCTCTTCTTGCAATTCCAGAGAGAAGAGGAAGTTCCATTTTAACCACCTCACAAATACATAGTTTCATACTGCTTCTCAACTTTTCTCCTTGCCTCTTCCATTTGTTCATGCATTTTCCTGAGTTGCTCCTCAATCATTTCAGCTTCCTTAATTAGAGGTTCTGTAGAAACTTCAAAGTTGAGCATCTTCTTCAGGACCTCCACAACGTTGGCAGCTGCTCTTGGATCAGGTCTATCACCAAACGTTTCTCCCAACAGAACGTAGCTCTTAAGACCGAGTTTAGATGCTTCCCACAACAGCCTTCCACTCATTCCACTTATTGAGCCAAATTTCAATATCTTTACTCCCAGCTCCTCAAGCTCCCGGTTCTCCTCCTCAGTACCTCCAACCCCCCAAACCTCAAACTTCTCTTTGAATAAACCAACTCCCATACCTCCAAGAGATATTACTTTCTCAGCGTTAACTCTCTTCAAGTACTCAGCCAGCTCCCTCGCTATCTCATTTATCAACGTCGGAGGGAGGTAGATATCTGCAACGGCGACAATTAAGTTGTCCCTGCCGTAAAATCTGAGAGGAGGATTGGGCTTCCCTTCAAGGATTAGTGTCATAGGCGGGATAAATGGACTTTCGACATATCCTATCATTTCCATTTTAAGTTCCTTTGCAAGGAAATTTGCCGCTATATGTCCAACCAGCCCAATTCCAGGATACCCCTCTATCAGAACAGCACTCTCAACCTCAGGAAGGACTATCTTTACTGGACTCCCGTTCGTCATCCGACCACCAAATTATATTTCACATCAAAGGTAGTTAAGGTTTTGGAGTATCATTTCCACTGGAAAAGCAACTCTTAAATCCAAAAACCACCGAGATTAACAAGGTGATGGCTATGCCAAAGATAGGAATCATAGGCGGTTCTGGAGTATATGGAGTCTTTGAACCAAAGGAAACTGTAAAAGTGCACACACCCTATGGTAGACCCTCAGCTCCAGTAGAAATAGGAGAGATTGAAGGTGTAGAAGTTGCATTTATCCCCAGACACGGAAAATATCACGAGTTCCCTCCCCACGAAGTTCCTTACAGGGCAAATATATGGGCCCTTAAAGAGTTAGGTGTGGAGAGAGTGATAGCAATAAACGCAGTTGGCTCACTAAAGGAAGAATATAAGCCAGGAGATATAGTGATAATCGACCAATTCATTGATTTCACAAAGAAGAGAGAGTACACATTTTATAACGGACCAAGGGTTGCCCACATAAGTATGGCAGATCCCTTCTGTCCAGAACTGAGGAAAATATTTATTGAAACGGCAAAAGAGCTAAACCTACCAGTTCACGAAAAAGGAACTTACATATGTATAGAAGGACCCAGATTCTCAACTAGAGCAGAATCGAAGATGTTTAGACAATTTGCAGATGTCATCGGAATGACCCTTGTACCAGAGGTCAACTTAGCCAGAGAACTTGGAATGTGTTATGTAAACATCTCAACAGTCACTGACTACGATGTCTGGGCAGAGAAACCAGTAGATGCTCAAGAAGTC
This is a stretch of genomic DNA from Pyrococcus sp. ST04. It encodes these proteins:
- a CDS encoding energy-coupling factor ABC transporter ATP-binding protein, with protein sequence MIEFKDVWFWYENGKPVLKSVSFEFKGGILAIVGPNGSGKTTLAKMMNGLLKPKKGRIVVDGIKVNERSVAEMSKIVGYVFQNPDSMFFEETVFKEVAFGPRNLGLSEDEVKKRVKWALKVVGLEGFEERDPFELSGGEKQRLAIACILAMKPKYLVLDEPTTGLDERALRKLVKVIISLRREGHSIIVITHDMEFVMKVADKVLLLVNGELKFFGDVKEFFKLNLREYSLEEPEILKIARKIGIDFVRDITDILSILWNRASNTQRGG
- a CDS encoding energy-coupling factor transporter transmembrane protein EcfT translates to MMFSLYVERDSILHSLDPRVKIIGTAIFTTLGLLTKDPLFSPLIFILVLLTFKFLGKLDFKVQLTALKPLTPIFLLTFISWPIIIDPWEKGALIGVAYTFRIMGITLIAFGLMMTTKQRDLIRGFTKLGLPYEIGLAVLIALRYIPTIYSIAQNVMDAQKSRGLELEKGNFIQRAKKMATIIIPLLVITIRTAHELAIAMESRAFGASKKRTYLVDLKMKKIDYLALGIILSVALLYLGIKVLL
- a CDS encoding DUF63 family protein produces the protein MVDIHQFLWEYFIRPMYTREGYNPINTLVYALVFGFAVIYTYRYIIKPLKIKVDERLFLAVTPMVIFGATVRALVDGGVLKPNPWILTPGIFFTAFFLIVPVLIADVKLRLYPKLTFAWGVALALYANYLLVMNAKCWKPYELTLLHTFISFVAVLIFYRYKPFERLYLYPVLAHYFDIASTVVAIHFYHYREVHWIESHLVSWLGAYAYYPWITVILIAVYYILTKMVPEEEERNYWYLAIYILGLGPGIRDPAQMVLQIVCQ
- the nucS gene encoding endonuclease NucS, with the translated sequence MNKVIIKEKPTADEIKELLDIAEKYGGVITIFAKCKVYYEGRAKSELGEGDRIIIIKPDGSFLIHQNKKREPVNWQPPGSSVRIEGNTIISIRRKPREKLEVEVLEAYSGIVFFAEDYEELALTGSEAEMAELIFQNPDIIEKGFKPLFREKPIKHGIVDILGVDKEGNIVVLELKRRRADLHAVSQLKRYVESLKEEYKRKVRGILVAPSLTEGARKLLEKEGLEFKRLEPPKRKDKKSRGKQKTLDFF
- a CDS encoding DUF473 domain-containing protein — its product is MELPLLSGIARRALDALLRNPFRTIEIRSAKNYLVLENVKEGDLVFLTYESLEDVTRGTEGIVARVIRIERTSQRIPWEESDEREINICRVQLRLVGLGRIIEVEERNGIVFVKVREMMHHEMNMG
- a CDS encoding proteasome assembly chaperone family protein; amino-acid sequence: MTNGSPVKIVLPEVESAVLIEGYPGIGLVGHIAANFLAKELKMEMIGYVESPFIPPMTLILEGKPNPPLRFYGRDNLIVAVADIYLPPTLINEIARELAEYLKRVNAEKVISLGGMGVGLFKEKFEVWGVGGTEEENRELEELGVKILKFGSISGMSGRLLWEASKLGLKSYVLLGETFGDRPDPRAAANVVEVLKKMLNFEVSTEPLIKEAEMIEEQLRKMHEQMEEARRKVEKQYETMYL
- a CDS encoding S-methyl-5'-thioadenosine phosphorylase, yielding MPKIGIIGGSGVYGVFEPKETVKVHTPYGRPSAPVEIGEIEGVEVAFIPRHGKYHEFPPHEVPYRANIWALKELGVERVIAINAVGSLKEEYKPGDIVIIDQFIDFTKKREYTFYNGPRVAHISMADPFCPELRKIFIETAKELNLPVHEKGTYICIEGPRFSTRAESKMFRQFADVIGMTLVPEVNLARELGMCYVNISTVTDYDVWAEKPVDAQEVLRVMKENEEKVQKLLRKAIPRIPEERKCGCADVLKTAFV